A section of the Pseudomonas prosekii genome encodes:
- a CDS encoding sensor histidine kinase, with translation MLPISRTVRLSLYTLFILAGAALAAGLAMRHAERQALEEDAARASQQLALYANSLHTLIDRYRALPAVLALDPELRAGLNGPVSPEQQDLLNRKLEKINGAAKSSTLELLDHTGLAVAASNWRMPSSYVGHNYGFRPYFSQTRTQGSGRFYAVGVTSGIPGYFLSSAVTRDNGEFLGAMVVKLEFPELEREWRQGTDTLLVSDARGIIFIANQPGWRYRHLKALSDNDHAELQTTRQYDKQPLTPLVYQSKHRFDDNSDLARVEGPDGAADYLWESLPLPAEGWTLHLLRRPQIAFEDSRNAALAAAGLWLAVVFLLLFLNQRWRLAKMRQRSREELEQLVEERTRDLRTAQDGLVQSAKLAALGQMSAALAHEINQPLTAQRMQLATLRLLLDHGRIDDAYKALKPVDDMLTRMAALTGHLKTFARKSPSGLRERLDLAAVVDQSLQLLDARLRDENVSSVLHLTRPAWVRGDAIRLEQVLINLLRNALDAVHDKPCKRLEIRLEADEQLWRLTVADNGGGIAEEHLPNVFDPFFTTKPVGDGLGLGLAVSFAIAHESGGRLSAANHDNGAVFTLTLPIDLEEPV, from the coding sequence ATGCTGCCGATTTCCCGTACCGTGCGTTTGTCGTTGTATACCCTGTTTATCCTCGCCGGAGCGGCCCTTGCGGCCGGCTTGGCCATGCGCCACGCCGAACGCCAGGCCCTGGAAGAAGATGCCGCGCGCGCCAGTCAGCAACTGGCGCTGTACGCCAATTCCCTGCACACCCTGATCGACCGCTACCGCGCGCTGCCCGCGGTGCTGGCGCTGGACCCGGAATTGCGCGCCGGGTTGAACGGCCCAGTGAGCCCCGAGCAACAGGACCTGCTGAACCGCAAACTGGAAAAAATCAACGGCGCCGCCAAGTCCTCGACCCTCGAACTGCTCGACCACACGGGCCTCGCCGTCGCCGCGAGCAATTGGCGGATGCCCAGCAGTTACGTCGGCCACAACTACGGTTTTCGCCCCTACTTCAGCCAGACCCGCACTCAGGGCAGCGGGCGTTTTTACGCGGTGGGCGTGACCAGCGGCATCCCCGGTTATTTCCTCTCCAGCGCCGTCACGCGCGACAACGGCGAGTTCCTTGGCGCGATGGTGGTCAAGCTCGAATTCCCCGAACTGGAACGCGAATGGCGCCAGGGCACTGACACCCTGCTGGTCAGCGATGCGCGCGGGATTATCTTCATCGCCAACCAGCCCGGCTGGCGGTATCGGCACTTGAAAGCGTTGAGCGACAACGATCACGCCGAACTGCAAACCACCCGCCAATACGACAAACAACCGCTGACACCGCTGGTTTATCAATCGAAACATCGCTTCGATGACAACAGCGATCTGGCGCGGGTCGAAGGCCCGGACGGCGCCGCGGATTACCTCTGGGAATCGCTGCCACTGCCCGCCGAAGGCTGGACCTTGCACCTGCTGCGCCGCCCGCAAATCGCCTTCGAGGACAGCCGCAACGCGGCGCTCGCGGCGGCCGGATTGTGGCTGGCGGTGGTGTTCCTGCTGTTGTTTCTCAACCAGCGCTGGCGTCTGGCGAAGATGCGTCAGCGCAGTCGCGAAGAACTCGAACAACTGGTGGAAGAACGCACCCGCGACCTGCGCACCGCCCAGGATGGCTTGGTGCAATCGGCCAAACTTGCGGCGCTGGGGCAGATGTCCGCAGCGCTGGCCCATGAGATCAACCAGCCCCTGACCGCCCAGCGCATGCAGCTTGCGACGTTGCGTCTGCTGCTCGATCACGGCCGCATCGATGATGCGTACAAAGCGCTGAAACCGGTGGACGACATGCTCACGCGCATGGCCGCGCTCACCGGCCACCTGAAAACCTTCGCCCGCAAAAGCCCCAGCGGCCTGCGCGAACGCCTCGATCTGGCGGCGGTGGTCGATCAATCCTTACAGTTGCTCGACGCGCGGTTGCGCGATGAAAACGTCAGCAGCGTGCTGCACCTGACACGTCCGGCGTGGGTGCGCGGCGATGCGATTCGCCTCGAACAGGTGCTGATCAATCTGTTGCGCAACGCCCTCGACGCGGTGCACGACAAGCCCTGCAAACGCCTGGAAATCCGCCTCGAAGCCGATGAACAATTGTGGCGTCTGACCGTCGCCGACAACGGTGGCGGGATTGCCGAAGAGCATCTGCCGAACGTCTTCGATCCGTTCTTTACCACCAAGCCGGTCGGCGATGGTTTAGGGCTGGGGCTGGCGGTATCGTTCGCCATCGCGCATGAATCGGGCGGTCGCTTGTCGGCCGCCAACCACGACAACGGCGCGGTGTTTACCCTGACCTTGCCGATCGATCTCGAGGAGCCTGTCTGA
- a CDS encoding RHS repeat domain-containing protein: MSTVDWKTPSVASHDARGLPVRQIAYLRNEAGGTVEPLITRLRHDVIGRQVEQRDPRLANAPKPNLATVYGLAGQVVKVDSVDAGVRTILTGLAGELLRRWDERGSHWRTTYDNRLRVLTLVENDQPDVETLTYASALADPGLNLRGQLIEQVDASGNVVFTSFNRHGQPLRESRTVTEAGTFSSSRTYSPLGMVLTETDAGDHQRQLFHDIAGQLNTSQLRLNPGGAWQPVLEYARYNAAGQIIEQLAGNQIVSTWTYDDADGRLDTLTAGAPRQDLHQHLQYVYDRVGNVLRINDLAFKPVYFKNHLMDGHRTFSYDSLYRLTRATGHDATPSSDLPGRPMPSDPKNHLNYKQTFTYDHSDNLIRVVHERAVGGYTHQMSIDPNSNRGVRWKEADPIPDFNTLFDCHGNLLAASPGRPLLWNSRDQLASATLLERKNGSNDGEIFRYSQGVRVFKRHEWQASTLPHFHQVIYLPGLEIRTRDNGEQMHVITLPGGRGSVRCLHWVNKKPDGIAQDQLRYSLDDHLGSSVMELDQNARIVSHEGYYPFGGTAWLTAHSAVAVDYKTIRYSGKEMDASGLYYYGMRYCAAWLSRWINPDPLGTVDGLNLYRMMGNNPITFVDDQGGMIRPASPTPSQFSIPMSSAPSSPPHSVAGSMVNLSDLSEPVLNPGENPPGKMPPEPDESWSQQAKRLALAAVNSRVGVALLPIGTSSPANAAIVSTIVTAAAQLTVNATVFNPGWSLPGTWDPEGDGSIPPRDVTQGFNRHFAMLNTGVTLAAAVVGAALGPVLGGYVDEWRGTKEKAANKALAGEMSTTINRLIAEQSLLDVVTLKAQTALRDQVLEVETLIGITWNTMNMLEKITQLRPARDSGSTVSSRRSSVVSQDSGSVRQRPSINRTLMRSTSNSSFSSARSFEV; encoded by the coding sequence ATGAGCACTGTCGACTGGAAAACACCGTCGGTGGCGTCCCATGATGCGCGAGGTCTGCCAGTGCGCCAGATTGCCTACTTGCGCAATGAGGCAGGCGGCACCGTGGAGCCGCTCATTACCCGACTACGCCATGACGTTATCGGGCGGCAGGTGGAGCAACGGGACCCGCGACTGGCCAACGCTCCCAAACCCAACCTCGCCACGGTCTACGGTCTGGCCGGACAAGTGGTCAAGGTCGACAGCGTCGACGCCGGTGTGCGGACAATTCTCACGGGGCTGGCCGGTGAACTACTCCGGCGCTGGGATGAACGCGGCAGCCACTGGCGCACCACTTACGACAACCGGTTGCGTGTGCTCACGCTTGTAGAGAACGATCAACCGGACGTCGAAACCCTTACCTACGCCTCTGCGCTGGCGGATCCGGGCCTCAACTTGCGCGGCCAGTTGATCGAGCAAGTCGATGCCTCAGGCAATGTGGTGTTCACAAGCTTCAACCGGCACGGCCAACCGCTGCGCGAAAGCCGAACGGTCACCGAGGCCGGCACCTTTAGCAGCAGCCGGACCTACAGCCCGCTTGGCATGGTACTCACCGAGACCGATGCCGGTGATCACCAACGGCAGTTGTTCCACGACATCGCCGGGCAGTTGAACACTTCACAACTGCGGCTCAACCCCGGGGGCGCCTGGCAGCCCGTTCTGGAATACGCCCGCTACAACGCCGCCGGCCAGATCATCGAGCAACTGGCCGGCAACCAGATCGTCAGCACCTGGACTTACGATGACGCCGACGGTCGTCTCGACACGTTGACCGCCGGCGCACCCCGGCAGGACCTGCACCAGCATCTTCAGTACGTTTATGACCGGGTCGGTAACGTACTGCGCATCAACGACCTCGCCTTCAAACCGGTGTACTTCAAGAACCATTTAATGGATGGTCACCGCACGTTCTCTTATGACTCGCTGTATCGGCTGACTCGCGCCACCGGCCATGACGCCACTCCGAGTTCCGACCTGCCGGGCCGTCCGATGCCGAGCGACCCGAAAAACCACCTCAATTACAAACAGACTTTCACCTACGACCACAGCGATAACTTGATCAGGGTGGTCCATGAGCGTGCAGTGGGCGGCTACACCCACCAGATGTCAATCGACCCGAACAGCAACCGTGGTGTGCGCTGGAAAGAAGCGGATCCCATCCCGGATTTCAACACCCTGTTCGACTGCCATGGCAATCTCCTGGCCGCGTCCCCGGGAAGGCCTCTGCTCTGGAACAGCCGTGATCAACTGGCATCCGCAACATTGCTCGAACGCAAAAACGGTTCCAACGACGGAGAAATCTTTCGCTACAGCCAGGGTGTACGGGTGTTCAAACGTCATGAATGGCAAGCCTCGACCCTTCCCCACTTTCATCAGGTGATCTATTTGCCGGGGCTGGAAATTCGCACCCGCGACAACGGCGAGCAAATGCACGTCATCACCTTGCCGGGTGGAAGAGGCAGCGTGCGTTGTCTGCACTGGGTCAACAAAAAGCCCGACGGCATCGCCCAGGATCAGCTGCGCTACAGCCTCGACGATCACTTGGGCTCCAGTGTGATGGAATTGGATCAAAACGCTCGGATAGTCAGCCACGAGGGCTATTACCCGTTTGGCGGTACGGCCTGGTTAACAGCGCATTCGGCCGTGGCAGTTGATTACAAAACCATCCGTTATTCCGGCAAGGAGATGGATGCCAGTGGCCTTTACTACTATGGGATGCGCTATTGCGCTGCGTGGTTATCGAGGTGGATCAATCCCGATCCATTGGGAACCGTCGACGGTTTGAATCTGTATCGGATGATGGGAAACAACCCGATAACCTTTGTTGATGACCAAGGCGGGATGATCCGCCCGGCCTCTCCAACACCATCACAATTCTCAATTCCCATGAGCTCCGCACCATCATCACCCCCCCATTCCGTCGCAGGCAGCATGGTGAACCTGTCCGACCTTTCTGAGCCAGTACTAAACCCTGGAGAAAATCCTCCCGGCAAGATGCCGCCTGAACCGGATGAATCGTGGAGCCAACAGGCCAAGCGCCTCGCGCTAGCAGCCGTTAACTCCAGAGTCGGGGTAGCTTTGCTTCCGATCGGGACTTCGAGCCCCGCTAACGCAGCGATCGTTTCGACCATTGTCACGGCTGCAGCACAGCTCACGGTGAATGCGACCGTGTTTAATCCCGGTTGGTCACTGCCGGGAACTTGGGATCCAGAAGGGGATGGCTCCATTCCGCCCCGCGATGTGACCCAAGGGTTCAACCGTCACTTTGCAATGCTCAACACCGGTGTAACCCTCGCCGCTGCGGTAGTCGGAGCTGCTTTGGGGCCGGTACTCGGTGGCTATGTTGACGAATGGAGAGGCACCAAGGAAAAAGCTGCGAACAAAGCCTTGGCCGGTGAAATGAGCACCACTATCAACAGACTGATTGCCGAACAAAGTTTGCTGGACGTGGTGACCCTGAAGGCGCAGACCGCACTCCGTGATCAGGTACTGGAGGTCGAAACCTTGATTGGCATTACGTGGAACACCATGAATATGCTGGAGAAAATCACTCAATTGAGGCCTGCTCGCGACAGCGGGAGCACCGTCTCATCGCGTCGGAGCTCGGTTGTCTCTCAAGATTCCGGCAGCGTCCGCCAAAGGCCATCGATAAACCGGACACTGATGCGGTCCACTTCCAATTCAAGTTTCAGTTCCGCACGGAGCTTTGAGGTTTAA
- a CDS encoding SpvB/TcaC N-terminal domain-containing protein, whose translation MEDQASLSIIEPSIAKSASIATIGKSWGKVGATGAASFALPLPSSPGRGFDPQLTLSYSSQSGNGPFGIGWNLSLSAITRQTDKGVPRYTDDDVFLSPSGEALMAERDREGKIKSRDETQYRGLPIGPHTVTRYFPRVETTFDLVECWRCAANPDGFWLVHGADGSLHLFGKVETARKADPQDSKRIASWLLQESMNVRGEHICYEYKTEDPSETPAPHDYRAQRYLHRVLYGNLAACADLYGWEIPQAPEPSWLFHLVFDYGERTLDLTEKPVYDGATLKPWLSRHDPFSTYGHGFEVGTRRLCRQVLMFHNFAQLGDKPVLVRRLLLEYPESTAPWSYSQIRAAHYQAYDASGAVENMPPVEFDYSPFELNTQPKPFFPFDHMPGIEDGRFYQCVDLFGEGLPGFLCRYDQCWYYREPLRDQAGGDQITYGPWTALDKIPVADRNKPAHQALMDLTGDGRPDWVIAVPGMAGFHKLNPDKTWSAFIPFAAFPVEFFNVLAQLGDFTGAGLDSLALIGPKAVRLYTSQREDGFAKGEDVLHTPIDDRLPLISNSRSELVFVGNLLGSDMTELYRIRHDKIECWPNLGHGKFGKGFVISGPTFEYTKFDAARVRIADLNGSGAPALIYLNSDHFHIYLNQGGNGFAKDPITVPWPEGVRYDNQCQVTFADLQGLGCPSLILTLTHMKPQHWRYDFVSARPYLMTASNNNMGCSTEVVYRSSAQEWLDEKQRILKFNRLPVCYLPFAVQVVSRQTQRDEITGNCLNQFFSYFEAWYDPLDREFRGFGRLHQTDSETASNEDESFTAPALVCTWFHTGRQIDMPRDGYFDRDDKAHPLGGTLFCRYHPDDECEELIAPADETTAHAIARSLAGAVLTLETYAQADPFPAAPYRVEHSRYIVREVRGRGEHYPYAVLMPSLLETITYNYERYIDDPLCHHAINLSRDTFGLTTHSIAVSYARRLTEADKSPFVDPDEDKWWIDAHDPAQQSYYLSETRAEFIHLPDLQGWRLGLPYRQRGNALVLPKKPTVAGLDPQEISYERLLELFTSAHWVAARVLTSQSVQRYVSTTNGELPDGTAQFEALAGPMEIAQLNKEALEVYGDVTPAIDIRAELEKIGYLPMKLFLGTDKAADEEEDQQRNLWSALYRFAEYAGLDRFYRVIKYNETLSHGVTEATYDDYFLASLSVKLPDGCTTRVEYDYHSLQPLRITDANDNVEEALNGPSGPHTVTYHGTENGIPAGFLPIDKYNRPEDASPATAIEFPKQALQDAASTFRKDLFSWMGLLPDSVRQTPEWLSDWITQGYVLHSQHIRASARLRLARLKSRTSAEQALWDLLVSVPRIPVHSVALSADRDYYDEEPSQIRIILNIVDGFGRALQTQQRVEPGDAYVVENGKLVIENGKPKVAHAERRWRISERVEYNNKQLPVRTYRPYFANAYGYIDDECFKEFGHHDKSFYDVLGRLNKIINAKADIALEIIHPWYTTKLDFNDTYVAPDTKDSTADKRS comes from the coding sequence ATGGAAGACCAAGCGTCCCTGAGCATCATTGAACCCTCGATCGCCAAGAGCGCATCGATCGCCACCATCGGCAAAAGCTGGGGCAAGGTGGGCGCGACGGGCGCCGCTTCATTTGCATTGCCTCTGCCTTCTTCGCCCGGCCGCGGCTTTGATCCTCAGCTCACGCTGAGCTACAGCAGCCAGTCGGGTAACGGGCCATTTGGCATCGGATGGAATTTAAGCCTCAGCGCCATTACCCGCCAGACCGATAAAGGCGTGCCGCGTTATACCGACGATGACGTGTTCCTCAGCCCGTCAGGCGAAGCACTGATGGCTGAGCGCGACCGCGAAGGCAAGATCAAATCCAGAGACGAGACCCAATACCGGGGTTTGCCCATCGGTCCGCACACGGTTACGCGGTACTTTCCCCGGGTAGAAACCACGTTCGACCTGGTCGAATGCTGGCGCTGCGCCGCCAACCCTGACGGCTTTTGGCTGGTACACGGGGCTGACGGCAGTCTGCACCTTTTCGGCAAAGTCGAGACCGCGCGCAAGGCTGACCCGCAAGATTCGAAACGGATTGCCTCCTGGTTGCTGCAGGAGAGCATGAATGTTCGCGGCGAGCACATCTGTTACGAATACAAGACTGAAGATCCGTCCGAGACCCCAGCCCCGCATGACTACCGGGCACAGCGATATTTGCATAGGGTGCTATATGGCAACCTTGCGGCATGCGCTGATTTGTACGGCTGGGAAATACCCCAGGCACCAGAGCCTTCATGGCTCTTTCACCTGGTATTCGACTATGGCGAACGCACGCTGGACCTGACTGAAAAACCTGTCTATGACGGCGCGACGCTCAAGCCCTGGCTATCCCGGCACGACCCCTTCTCGACCTATGGCCACGGCTTCGAAGTCGGCACTCGACGCCTCTGCCGGCAAGTGCTGATGTTTCACAATTTTGCGCAACTGGGTGACAAGCCTGTGCTGGTCCGCCGCTTGCTGCTGGAATACCCGGAGAGCACAGCGCCCTGGTCCTACAGCCAAATCAGGGCGGCGCACTACCAGGCGTATGACGCCAGCGGTGCCGTGGAAAACATGCCGCCGGTGGAGTTCGACTATTCACCGTTCGAACTCAATACCCAGCCGAAACCGTTCTTCCCGTTCGACCACATGCCGGGTATCGAAGACGGGCGGTTCTATCAATGCGTCGACCTGTTCGGCGAGGGCCTGCCAGGTTTCCTGTGTCGCTACGACCAGTGCTGGTACTACCGGGAGCCGTTGCGTGATCAGGCCGGCGGCGATCAGATCACCTATGGACCGTGGACAGCACTCGACAAAATCCCGGTGGCCGACCGCAACAAGCCAGCGCATCAGGCCCTGATGGACCTGACCGGCGACGGTCGTCCGGACTGGGTGATCGCGGTACCTGGAATGGCCGGCTTCCATAAGTTGAACCCGGACAAAACCTGGTCTGCCTTCATTCCGTTCGCGGCGTTCCCGGTGGAGTTTTTCAACGTTCTTGCGCAGCTGGGTGACTTCACGGGCGCCGGCCTCGACTCTCTCGCGCTGATCGGCCCCAAGGCGGTTCGCCTTTACACCAGCCAGCGTGAAGATGGCTTCGCCAAGGGCGAGGATGTCCTTCATACGCCGATAGACGATCGCTTGCCATTGATCAGCAACTCACGCAGCGAACTGGTGTTTGTGGGCAATCTGCTGGGCAGCGACATGACCGAGTTGTACCGCATTCGCCACGACAAGATCGAATGCTGGCCGAACCTGGGGCATGGGAAGTTTGGCAAAGGCTTCGTCATCAGCGGCCCGACCTTCGAGTACACGAAGTTCGATGCGGCGCGCGTACGCATCGCGGACCTGAACGGGTCCGGCGCGCCTGCGCTTATCTATCTGAACTCAGATCACTTCCATATTTACCTCAATCAAGGCGGCAACGGGTTTGCGAAAGATCCGATTACTGTCCCATGGCCCGAGGGCGTGCGTTACGACAACCAGTGCCAGGTCACCTTCGCCGACCTGCAAGGGCTCGGCTGCCCCAGCCTGATCCTGACCCTCACGCATATGAAACCGCAGCACTGGCGCTACGACTTTGTCAGCGCCAGGCCGTACCTGATGACCGCCAGCAACAACAACATGGGGTGCAGCACTGAGGTGGTGTATCGCAGTTCCGCGCAGGAATGGCTGGATGAAAAACAACGGATTCTCAAGTTCAATCGTCTTCCCGTGTGCTACCTGCCCTTCGCGGTGCAGGTCGTCAGTCGACAAACCCAGCGGGATGAAATTACCGGCAATTGCCTGAATCAGTTTTTCAGTTATTTCGAGGCCTGGTACGACCCTCTTGACCGTGAATTCCGCGGCTTCGGCCGTTTGCACCAGACCGACAGCGAAACCGCTTCGAATGAAGACGAAAGCTTCACCGCACCGGCCCTGGTGTGCACCTGGTTTCACACTGGCAGACAGATCGACATGCCTCGCGACGGTTACTTCGATCGTGATGATAAGGCGCACCCGTTGGGCGGCACGCTTTTTTGTCGGTATCACCCTGACGATGAGTGCGAAGAGCTCATCGCACCTGCGGATGAAACCACCGCCCATGCCATCGCACGCTCCCTCGCCGGCGCAGTGCTGACATTGGAAACCTACGCGCAGGCTGACCCGTTCCCGGCAGCGCCCTACCGGGTGGAACACTCCCGATACATCGTGCGCGAAGTGCGCGGGCGAGGTGAACACTACCCCTACGCGGTGCTGATGCCTTCGCTGCTGGAAACCATCACCTACAACTACGAACGCTACATCGACGACCCGCTGTGCCACCACGCCATCAACTTGAGTCGGGATACCTTTGGGCTGACGACCCACAGCATTGCCGTCAGCTATGCCCGGCGCCTGACGGAGGCGGACAAGTCACCGTTTGTTGATCCCGATGAAGATAAATGGTGGATTGACGCCCACGATCCGGCTCAGCAGTCCTACTACTTGAGCGAAACCCGCGCCGAGTTCATTCACTTGCCCGACCTGCAAGGCTGGCGGCTCGGTCTTCCCTACCGGCAACGCGGTAATGCTCTTGTTTTGCCCAAGAAGCCAACCGTCGCAGGCCTTGATCCCCAGGAGATTTCGTACGAACGGTTACTCGAACTCTTCACATCAGCCCATTGGGTCGCTGCACGGGTATTGACCTCGCAATCTGTGCAACGCTACGTTTCTACAACCAATGGCGAGTTGCCGGATGGCACTGCGCAATTCGAGGCATTGGCAGGGCCGATGGAAATTGCTCAACTGAACAAGGAGGCGCTGGAGGTCTACGGCGACGTAACGCCTGCGATCGATATCCGGGCAGAACTTGAGAAGATTGGTTATCTGCCTATGAAGCTGTTCCTCGGCACAGACAAAGCGGCCGACGAAGAAGAGGACCAACAGAGAAATCTGTGGTCCGCCCTCTACCGCTTTGCCGAGTATGCAGGCCTTGATCGCTTCTACAGGGTGATTAAATACAACGAAACCCTGAGCCATGGTGTAACCGAAGCGACATACGACGATTACTTTCTCGCGTCCCTCAGCGTCAAGCTGCCGGATGGCTGCACCACTCGCGTCGAGTACGACTACCACTCACTGCAACCGCTGCGCATCACCGATGCCAACGATAATGTTGAAGAGGCCCTTAACGGACCATCAGGTCCCCACACCGTTACTTATCACGGAACAGAAAACGGTATTCCCGCCGGATTCCTGCCCATCGACAAATACAACCGTCCTGAAGATGCCAGCCCCGCCACGGCGATCGAATTCCCGAAGCAAGCGCTGCAAGACGCGGCCAGCACCTTTCGCAAGGACCTGTTCAGCTGGATGGGCCTGTTACCCGACTCCGTGCGGCAGACACCCGAGTGGCTGAGTGACTGGATCACACAAGGTTACGTGTTGCACAGCCAGCACATACGCGCCAGTGCGCGCCTGCGCCTGGCCCGGCTCAAGTCCCGGACGTCGGCAGAGCAAGCGTTGTGGGACCTGCTCGTCAGCGTGCCGCGCATTCCGGTGCACAGCGTCGCTTTAAGCGCCGACCGTGACTATTACGATGAAGAACCCTCGCAGATCCGGATTATCCTGAACATCGTCGATGGTTTTGGACGCGCCTTGCAAACCCAGCAACGGGTTGAACCGGGTGATGCCTATGTCGTGGAAAACGGCAAACTGGTGATCGAAAACGGCAAGCCAAAAGTTGCGCACGCCGAGCGGCGCTGGCGCATCAGCGAACGCGTGGAATACAACAACAAGCAATTACCGGTACGAACCTATCGCCCCTACTTCGCCAACGCCTACGGCTACATCGATGACGAGTGCTTCAAGGAGTTCGGCCATCACGATAAGAGTTTCTACGATGTGCTGGGTCGCCTTAACAAGATCATTAACGCCAAAGCGGATATCGCGCTTGAAATAATCCACCCCTGGTACACCACCAAGCTGGATTTCAATGACACCTACGTCGCGCCGGACACGAAAGACTCCACGGCGGACAAGCGATCATGA
- a CDS encoding fumarate hydratase encodes MTVIKQDDLIQSVADALQFISYYHPVDFIQAMHEAYLREESPAARDSMAQILINSRMCATGHRPICQDTGIVTVFVRVGMDVRWDGATMSLDDMINQGVRQAYNLPENVLRASILADPAGARRNTKDNTPAVIHYSIVPGNTVEVDVAAKGGGSENKSKMAMLNPSDSIVDWVLKTVPTMGAGWCPPGMLGIGIGGTAEKAAVMAKEVLMESIDIHELKKRGPSNRIEEMRLELFEKVNQLGIGAQGLGGLTTVLDVKIMDYPTHAASLPVCMIPNCAATRHAHFVLDGSGPASLEAPPLDAYPEIVWEAGPSARRVNLDTLTPEEVQSWKPGETVLLNGKMLTGRDAAHKRMVEMLNKGETLPVDLKGRFIYYVGPVDPVREEVVGPAGPTTATRMDKFTRQILEQTGLLGMIGKSERGPTAIEAIKDHKAVYLMAVGGAAYLVAQAIKKSRVVAFAELGMEAIYEFDVKDMPVTVAVDSKGESVHITGPAIWQKKISESLAVEVQ; translated from the coding sequence ATGACCGTGATCAAGCAAGACGACCTGATACAGAGCGTTGCCGACGCCCTGCAGTTCATTTCTTATTACCACCCCGTTGATTTCATTCAGGCGATGCACGAAGCCTACCTGCGCGAAGAATCGCCAGCGGCGCGTGACTCGATGGCGCAGATTCTGATCAACTCGCGGATGTGCGCCACCGGCCACCGCCCGATCTGCCAGGACACCGGCATCGTCACGGTCTTCGTGCGTGTGGGCATGGACGTGCGCTGGGATGGCGCCACCATGAGCCTGGACGACATGATCAACCAAGGCGTGCGCCAAGCGTACAACCTGCCGGAAAACGTCTTGCGCGCCTCGATCCTCGCCGACCCGGCAGGTGCGCGCAGAAACACCAAGGACAACACCCCGGCCGTTATCCACTACTCCATCGTCCCGGGTAACACCGTGGAAGTGGACGTGGCGGCCAAGGGCGGCGGCTCCGAGAACAAATCGAAAATGGCCATGCTCAACCCGTCCGACTCGATCGTCGACTGGGTGTTGAAAACCGTGCCGACCATGGGCGCCGGCTGGTGCCCACCGGGCATGCTCGGTATCGGCATCGGCGGCACCGCCGAGAAAGCTGCGGTGATGGCCAAGGAAGTGTTGATGGAATCCATCGACATCCACGAGCTGAAAAAGCGCGGCCCGTCCAACCGTATCGAAGAGATGCGCCTGGAGCTGTTCGAGAAGGTCAACCAACTGGGCATCGGCGCCCAGGGCCTCGGTGGCCTGACCACCGTGCTCGACGTGAAAATCATGGATTACCCGACCCACGCCGCTTCGTTGCCGGTGTGCATGATCCCCAACTGCGCCGCCACCCGTCACGCGCACTTCGTGCTCGACGGTTCCGGCCCGGCCTCGCTGGAAGCGCCACCGCTCGACGCCTACCCGGAAATCGTCTGGGAAGCAGGTCCGTCGGCGCGTCGGGTCAACCTCGACACGCTGACCCCGGAAGAAGTGCAGAGCTGGAAGCCGGGCGAAACCGTGTTGCTCAACGGCAAGATGCTCACCGGTCGCGACGCCGCGCACAAGCGCATGGTCGAGATGCTGAATAAGGGTGAAACCTTGCCGGTGGACCTCAAGGGTCGCTTCATCTACTACGTCGGCCCGGTTGATCCGGTGCGCGAAGAAGTGGTTGGCCCGGCTGGCCCGACCACCGCAACGCGGATGGACAAGTTCACCCGGCAGATCCTCGAACAAACCGGCCTGTTGGGCATGATCGGCAAGTCCGAGCGCGGCCCGACCGCGATCGAAGCGATCAAGGACCACAAAGCCGTGTACCTGATGGCAGTCGGCGGTGCGGCTTACCTGGTGGCGCAAGCAATCAAGAAATCCCGCGTCGTGGCGTTTGCCGAACTGGGCATGGAAGCGATCTACGAGTTCGACGTCAAAGACATGCCGGTGACCGTTGCGGTCGACAGCAAGGGCGAGTCGGTTCACATCACCGGTCCTGCGATCTGGCAGAAAAAGATCAGTGAAAGCCTGGCAGTAGAAGTGCAGTAA